The DNA sequence GGAGGCCAAGGCCGTGTGTCAGCGCTGCCCGGTGGTCGACACCTGCCTGAAGTGGGCGCTGGAGACGGGGCAGGACTCCGGGGTGTGGGGGGGCCTGAGCGAGGACGAGCGCCGCGCCCTCAAGCGCCGCACCGCGCGCGCCCGCCGCGCCGGCTGAACGACCGACAAGGACGACGCCGCCGGGCCTACGCCCGGCGGCGTCGTCGTGTCAGCGGGCGCTGAGGTCCGCGCGCAGCACGACCTCCGTCCCCCCCGTGGGCACCGCCTTCCACCTGATCTTCCCGCGCAGCTCGTTGTTCACCATGGTCGAGACGATCTGCGTGCCGAGACCGGAGTGCACCCGGTCCGTGTCCAGGCCGACGCCGTCGTCGCGGACGGAGACGTGCAGGTGTGACCCCTCACGCTCGGCGTGGACGGTGACCGTCCCCGAGCGGCCCTTGAGCCCGTGCTCGACGGCGTTGGTGACGAGCTCGGTGAGCACCACCGCGAGCGCCGTGGCCGCCTCCGCCCCCACCGCCCCGAAGGTGCCGTCGACGACGGTCCGCACGGAGGAGTCCGGCGAGGCGACGTCGGCCGCCAGGCGCAGCGCCCGGCCGAACACCTCGTCGAAGTCGACGACCTCGTCGATGTTCTGCGAGAGCGTCTCGTGGACCAGTGCGATCGTCGCGACGCGCCGGGTCGCCTCACCGAGCGCCGACTTGGTCTCGGCGTTGGTCGAGCGCCGGGCCTGCAGGCGCAGCAGCGCGGAGACCGTCTGGAGGTTGTTCTTCACCCGGTGGTGGATCTCGCGGATCGTGGCGTCCTTGGTGATGAGCTCGCGCTCGCGCCGACGGACCTCGGAGACGTCGCGGCACAGGAGCAGGGCGCCGCGCCGCTCGCCGTGGTCGGTCAGCGGCACCGCCCGCAGCGACAGGCTCACCCCGCGCGCCTCGACCTCGGTGGACCATGCGGCCCGGCCCATGATCACCACGGCGAGGGTCTCCTCCACCGTGCTGTGGTCCTCCAGGAGCGAGGTGACGACCTCTGCCAGGACCTCTCCCTTGAGCTCGCCGATCACCCCGAGACGGTGGAAGTTGCTCACCGCGTTGGGGCTGGCGTAGACCACCCGTCCCTCGGCGTCGAGCCGCACGAGGCCGTCGCCCACGCGCGGCGCACCGCGCCGGCTGCCCGCCGGGGCCTGCGGCTGGGGGAACTCGCCGCGTCCGATCATCGCGCACAGCACGTCCGCGATCTCCACGTAGGAGATCTCCAGCCGTGAGGGCACCCGCGAGGCCGGCAGCGCCGACTCCCGCGTCATGATCGCGATGACCCGGTGCTCGTGGACGACCGGGACGACGACCTCGCGGATACCCCGCT is a window from the Georgenia muralis genome containing:
- a CDS encoding WhiB family transcriptional regulator; this translates as MDWRHRASCLTEDPELFFPIGNTGPALVQIEEAKAVCQRCPVVDTCLKWALETGQDSGVWGGLSEDERRALKRRTARARRAG
- a CDS encoding sensor histidine kinase — encoded protein: MPTLANMIAIASPLEPAEVDCIHQLVGDWQVVADLAFADLVLWLPTEDGSFVAGAQCRPSTSATIHYDDVVGSVPREPRRQLMRQTMADGGVHLRAEHDRSERGIREVVVPVVHEHRVIAIMTRESALPASRVPSRLEISYVEIADVLCAMIGRGEFPQPQAPAGSRRGAPRVGDGLVRLDAEGRVVYASPNAVSNFHRLGVIGELKGEVLAEVVTSLLEDHSTVEETLAVVIMGRAAWSTEVEARGVSLSLRAVPLTDHGERRGALLLCRDVSEVRRRERELITKDATIREIHHRVKNNLQTVSALLRLQARRSTNAETKSALGEATRRVATIALVHETLSQNIDEVVDFDEVFGRALRLAADVASPDSSVRTVVDGTFGAVGAEAATALAVVLTELVTNAVEHGLKGRSGTVTVHAEREGSHLHVSVRDDGVGLDTDRVHSGLGTQIVSTMVNNELRGKIRWKAVPTGGTEVVLRADLSAR